One window of Quercus robur chromosome 5, dhQueRobu3.1, whole genome shotgun sequence genomic DNA carries:
- the LOC126727958 gene encoding uncharacterized protein LOC126727958 yields MAMEVDVFLDLLVIPIILSTLLSSHHYAKASNEIGKPLIAKTCTPTEFPDVCTSVLESDPRSSSANLEGLSGIGLEVTATKANETAPVAYKLMNSAKDYAEWSIRSTCIQAFNINVYRVNGEGLKYFDAKKFDKAYEIVDIVNGELQYCSTLGIAELTESSTLLAKFTTDLKTILHQL; encoded by the coding sequence ATGGCCATGGAAGTTGATGTTTTTCTGGATCTCCTAGTGATTCCTATTATACTTTCTACTTTGCTTTCAAGCCACCATTATGCAAAAGCTTCTAATGAGATTGGCAAGCCCCTAATAGCCAAAACTTGCACCCCAACCGAGTTTCCTGATGTTTGCACCTCCGTTTTGGAGTCAGATCCTCGCAGTTCCAGTGCAAATCTTGAAGGCCTTTCTGGGATTGGTTTGGAGGTTACTGCAACCAAAGCTAATGAGACTGCTCCAGTGGCGTACAaattgatgaacagtgccaaaGACTATGCCGAATGGTCGATACGTTCTACTTGTATTCAAGCTTTTAATATTAATGTCTATCGAGTGAACGGCGAGGGTCTCAAATATTTTGATGCGAAGAAGTTTGATAAGGCATACGAAATTGTGGATATAGTTAATGGAGAATTACAATATTGCAGTACACTTGGCATAGCAGAGTTAACTGAAAGCAGTACATTGCTAGCGAAGTTCACCACTGATCTAAAAACAATTCTGCATCAACTTTAA